From the genome of Watersipora subatra chromosome 9, tzWatSuba1.1, whole genome shotgun sequence:
TTGATCTTATCTTCTGAGAGGATCAAAAAACTCAGCAAAAAGTTAGTTTGTAGCCTTAAAACCTCAGTAATAGAATAGGACTATTGGCAAAGAATTCTAAATAGCTTTGAATTTTCCAACATTTAATCTAGTTCATTCCTTGGTTTACTGTTAACCCAACTACCGACCATAAAAATGTAGTtgttctacatgtacatgtagttgtttttgACTGAGAAAAGTGCTGGTGTGTGCAAGCTACAGCTGTACTGTAACTGGTCCCTATCAAATGCACTACATCAAGGGTATATCTATGTAACTTCATTATGCTTACAAAAGAACATCAGAAAAACTTaatcgcagttaaaacactccGGAGTTTAGGTTAAAACAGCTCAGAAGTTCCAGTGAGTAGACAACCTCTTGTAGCTTCTTGTCTTTTTTGTATCATGCCAACTAAATATCAGCATGTTCATTAAATTCAACTAATTATTCCAGTTATTTTAAGTAGAACTACAGGCAAAATGAACCTCAACTTTAACAAGTAAAGATATCCGTATTACAAGTGGCTGTATTtatagacatatacatgtacacagatTTCAATATGAGCTTAGCTAGTCTATTCTGTGATTAATTTTCCATCTCAAATTGTGCCTCGCTATTATATATCTCCAGAAACAATAACCTGCAGTGTTTGTACTTGTACCACTCACGAAAAATTGATCTGCGCTAAGTTGAAACAACCATATTATAGCCGCTCGCATTTTTAACAATTACAGATTTCTAATTTAACTTCTTTCGTTACAGTTTCggtagcaaatattttttaacaagtAGTAAATCTATCGAGAATTATTTCATTATATAATTGCGGTTTATGATCTTAAAGATAATAGAATATTCTAATACATATCACTAGTACTAACAGGGAAATACTAAACTGACTAAAATTGTAACAATCTCCAACCATTTAACTGTAAACATTGTGTATCTAACTTTTCCAGTGTTTTAAATAGCTTATGCTTACTCTGAAAAATAGACATGCAAGCTCCCTCAATTCCTCTTTCGAGCTAAAATAGATTAAATGGTATGTTGTTcttttctttaatttaataaacaCCCTTGACATTTTAACTGCTAGTTCACTTCCAGTTTCTGAGCAAAACTTGTCTCTACAACAAATAAACACGTACTACATCATTTAGCACATACATCTTATATTGTTCATTGGCACCAATTAACATGCAGTCACTGTACAGGCCATCGTAGAGACACACAACTGCAGGACCTGAATGCTGGTTGCGCTTGCCATACGGTACAGCTcctttattttactaaaaaacttttatttgttcAAAATCAATTGATACTCTTCAAGCCTGGGGCCTGTTATTTATTATGCTAACCTTTAACTATAAGCGGTGGCTTAGCAACAACTCATTTAGAACACATTAATCATATATTAAACAACTGCTTTTCACTCATTCATTATGCAAATCATGTGAGCCTTGATTACGCGTCCACTCCGCCCTGAGTGTCTGTCCTGAGAGTTGTTGACAGTTTCACTTTTTTGACTTTTTGACTTTTTAGAAATTTGTAAgaattcttttaaaaatttgtggGAGATTTTGTTTGACCAAACTGAACCCAGTGTCTGTCCTGAAGTCTAGACCTTTGCGCTCTATGTACAACGGAGTGACATtcagtattgagaaatgtgaaaGGCTAATTCTCAAAAAAGACCATTCTGTGCACACAGATGACATAAAAATAAATGCCTATTAGTACCATCAGAGATATAGAAAAAGGGTGAAAGTGCTtgaggattatgcaaagcagCATCAACCATGAAGCCGAAGTACATCAAAAATCTATTACTAAATACAAGAAACACGCTCGGCAGGTCTTACGAAGTCAACTAAATGCCAGGAATCAAATCATGGCAAAAAATACGGACGCACTGCCATTGATAAAATATCCAgtaggcataataaagtggactgagaaagccatcaaagaaacagatatagcaactcgtaaactgctggcTATGCATGGAGCACTGAACCCAAAATCTGATCCTGCTAGATTGTATCTAAATAGGAAAGACAGAGGTgagggactcaaaagtgtgcagcagacagtgaaagaggaagaacaaagcattaaaACCTATGGCGCCTCTATGGCCACCTCGGTTGCTAGATGAAATTCAGTCTGCTGCTCAAAAATGGAGCTTCACAGTAATGATGAGGaacttgactggcacatgaaaccttttTATGGTGCTTACCATCGATGGATATCTAAGTTTGAAAATCaccaccagacatatatgtggctgaaccaaggaaacctaacagccaatacagagtcgctacttCTGGCAGTTTAGGatcaagtgctcccaacaaagcGACTTCAAAGAAAAATTTATCACACCAGAAACGATCCTACATGTGGGCTGTACAAATATGCATTTGAGACCATCCAATCATCTAACATATCAGCAGTGGATGCACACAGCTAGCAGGAAACTCATACACTGGGCGGCAttatcatgttgcaggtgtacTTCACAGAAgtttatgtgatgagtatgaccttaataaaccacaacaccgCTGGAAAGCTCCTGGTCAGGTAAATGAGACTGATCGTGCTAAAATCTTCTATGACTTTTACATCCGGACTGATAAGCATGTCCTACCAACCCAaccaaatatagtggtgatggacaaggagaacaagggGGCTATTATAGTAggtatagcagtacccaatgactacaatatagccagcaaagaaaaaggaaaaagtAAGGAattatctccctcttggagaagagattgaaaaatgctgagatgtaagaacaactgtaattccagccATCATTGGGgtactgggcgcaataacacctgcgcataaagtgtggcttgcccagatatcGACGGCAATCTACTTAAGTGATTTGCAAAAAAGCGCAGttttgggaacagctaagatctggATACGAATGcttaaactcccaggtctctggtaggagacctgagttgGATCGAAAAATACCACCCAAATGGGTTAACCGAGGTGAATAGTCtgattttttaaaatctatatttatacatatataaaaaaaagtttcctcaccccggttaacccgcaTGGGTAGtactttctgctctaactcgggtctcctaccagagacctgggagtttgagcacttggcTCAAGATATTAGCTGTTCTCAATAACACATTTTTCtccaactcacctgagttgattgctgttggtatttgggcaagccacatgtTATACACCGGTGTTATtacgcccagtgccccaatgaatACTGGAATTATAGTTGTTCTTACactccagcatttttcaatctcttctccaagaggaagatatttctctaccttttctttttctttgctggctatattgtagtcattgggtactgctatatctattatagtagccctcttgttctcctcgtctaccaccactatatctggttggtttgctaagacaagcttgtcagtccagatgacaagcatgtcctagcaaattaacatatttaaatataaatatatatatgtatacatatatacatttatataaatttttatatatgcatatgtacaattatgcattatttatgtattttatatactgtatgttatatatagaaCACATGTATTATGtaggtatacatatacattcatagagATATTATTATGAAGAACAGCTATGATATTGAAGTGAGTACTCAGACTTCCAGGTTTCTGACAGGGTTTCCTACCTCAGCTTGAGTAGACATTACAACCCACTTGagataatatttaattaataagTATCATATACTTATTCATtgtattattattgattataatATGACCTATATATGATTACTTACTAAATTAATACTAACTAGTATGCTTCTTAGCCCCATGTGCTGTGAGACACTGTCATGAGTAATAGTTATTTGCATATTGGAAGAAGTAGTAAACTGACTGAGTTGTGTAGTGGTAGAACATGCTTTTGAATCTGGTTCTTGTTCAAAGACAGACGGAAGGGCGAAAGGACATACACTACTTTGATTATActaatgattaaaatattatgtttttatttgatgTATTTTcacttattatattataacatattatactaTTACGGATTATATTACTTCTTCAGGTATTCTTGCTTATACTATTACCAGTATTGTTAGTCATTGCATCCAACCAAAGTTTGAAAACAATGAATTATTTTAGGTTTATTGAAAAAAAGCATAGTAAACATTACCAGAGAAACATATTAGTGAACTACAATTGACATAAGGCAGATTTCGAGAATGTGTTCGGTATGTCTTTATATTGCCCGGTTGTTGATGGCAGGCCTTTATTTATCTTCTCATTTTTGGCAGGCCGCAGTCTGCTCTCCTAACTCTTACTTAGCTGGACTTCTTGAGCGACCGTAGATATCCACACAAAAAATAACAGCAAATATGTTGGCAAATACCATTGCAGGTTCACCAAAAGATCTTAAATGTAAATCAAAATCAATGCGATGTTCAATGCTAAGTCTATGCAATAGGCAGGGTATTAGTCAACCATCTTTATCTAATAATGATAACACATGACAGAAACCATTTTGTAAATATTGTGATACTGTCTATGTGCTCAGATAGTTAAGAGACACAAGTATGACGGCTTGTCATTATTAGTGCTGTGGCAGTTTGGTGCgtcatgagagattatcaggtatGATAActatatgaaaattttttttagactACAGCAAAGATGGCATTTAGTGTGGGTCATAGCGCTCTAGTCAGACACCCCTCTTTTTGTAGGTTTCACTCCAATATAgagaaatatttttctcaacCTTTAGGCTTGGCTTCGAGTCGATAGATGAACTAATATCTGGCAGTCTTGTTgaccatgagagattgtcatatgtacTAGCCATGTGCCTAATTACCCTTAGACATGGAAAGGTAGTCAAGTGACGCAGTTGGTAACACACTTGAATGCGAATTGAAATATCCTAATTTGATTCTTGTGCAAGACAACCTTTTGCTTTGATGCCCTTAATATGGCTTTAGACCAACAAACAGGCAGATACagatcttattatagtgaaaatTAGCCATAAAATTGAAAGTTGAAAAAGCTGAAAAGGCTGAAAGCAACCTCTTTACAAGTAGATGCCCTTCACCTGTACTAATGAAAAGATTAATACACTAATTTTAAAGATACATTTTGAGTCGTAAGTGAAAaactgtctgtctgtctgtctgtctgacaGCTATGAAGTCCAAATGCGAGTGATTAAGTTGAATGAAACAAACAGAAATGACATTCATgggacaaacattaaaaaaaatggtTGTTGAGactttttgttttagaaaaattattacaactttttgctTTCAAGAACatatattaacaaaattaaatttgtcattgtgcacatgcatttgctagtttgcctgtttTCTTGTTTGCCTATTCACATGTTTGCCTGATTGCTTGTTTGACTGATTGCTTCCTTGTTCGCTAGCTTGTTTCCATCTTTATTCATATATTAACTTCTGTGTCTGTATGTTAGAGCGCATGAACATTCAgccttttcatatttttttgaCTGATTTTATGTAAACTTCACGAGATTATATGCTCCTGGTTGTCTGCCAGGTCAccaaaataattagttctacAACTCTTTCTGGTTTctgacaaaacactttttaaacaTCTAACAACAGGCTGctttattgaaaatgtttaaaattctATGCATAATCTTGCTCACTTTTgattatatgtaaataaagcAACTTCACAGCTGGATGCACAATGGATTGAATGGCACCACAGATGAATGGAATAGCAATAAAAGGAGAGCTTTCATCGCATTGTTTGACTTAATGAATGCAACTAACAAAGTTAGTCCAAGCTTCGCTTAACTTGAAATCTGAGAAAAAACATGTTAGCTTGCTCTACTAGCATTTGAACGCGTCATTATGTCGAAGCAGGGGTGCTTTTTACTGCTCGCTCTACTCTCAATATCAGCTCTTCTGATCTTGTTTAGTCTTCAAAACCAGACATTTTCATCTGTTACACGACTTTCTTTTCTAGGTAAGACTGTAGAATATACAGACCTTTCATTGTGCAAAGCATCTCTACTAGCAACACATgcgatataatatatttttaacagttttataaacgaagacatgatgtatatgtagtttgattaagtaaaatttattatcaaacaGCAACCAATCTTTCAgggttgtttttatgttttgcgTATCACTTCAGTGGTACCACTGGCTGCTATTGTTACTGATATTTGgcataaaagggctaaatttttGACCTTCTGTTGAAAAATTATGCATTGCTAGTTGGAAAGAGTTATTACAGAGTCCTTTGGCCTTCTCAttgtaacaattattataaacagaGCAGAAAAGAGGTGATCTTGTAAGTTTTGCTGGTTAATAGAACTTGCATGAACACTTATGGGTGAACAATCAATTACATGTAGCTCAAATATTCAAGATTCagttttcaaaaacaaaaagctgttAAGAGTTTGAAGTACAACAAAATTTTACCTGGTTGTTTGTAAACTCATGTGTATTACTAGTGACTTTTCAATGTCAGCCACTCTACTTTGATAAATGGAGTTAATAGATCGCAAGTAATAGTCTTGTTTTAGCAAATTTATAGTTTTGTATTTTCTGTAATTGATCTCTAAGTTACCAACGTGATACACTGAAACTTAATTTTTATCGAGCAGGTTGCGTAAAGTTTATTCCTATGTGCGCATTTTCATAGCAGCACATGTACAAAATACTTGTTCGGAGTGCTACTTGCTCTCAAAATTCGACAGTaaaaatcacattttcacaGGAACCAAGATACATGTAAGCTTCACGTAAAATTACGTTTTCACAGGAACCAAGATAAACTTCATGTAAACTGAACGCTGATTTATAGCCTTAACCTCACATTGTATTTACAGACTAACCAATAGCTTCCATTTTTTGTTTACATCAATTAATATAATGTTTTCAAAAGCAAAGTTTGTGAAAATGTGTATCCTTCTAATACGAAGTTTTGGTATATAATTTGCACCAAAGCATACTTTCTGAAAGGGATATGTTATTAGCAGTACAAGATATTTCCTCTAAGGTATATATTATTAGTGCTACAGGATAATTCTTCTAAAGTATATATTATTGGTACTACAGGATACTTCCTTTAAGCTATATATTATTAGTGTTACAAAATACTTCCTCTAaggtatatattattagtactaaaAGATACTTCCTCTAaggtatatattattaatactaaaTGATACTTTCTCTAaggtatatattattaatactaaaGGATACTTCCTCTAaggtatatattattagtactaaaGGATACTTCCTCTAaggtatatattattaatactaaaTGATACTTTCTCTAAATTGCATACTACTAGTACTTCAGCATACTTCTTTGAATTTGTATATCAATTGACTAAAAGACAAAGtttgttaaaaattatatttctcATCTTTTACTCAGTAAAAAAACCTGATGGCAAAAAACTAGCATATATTCTCAGTGGCTCTTTCTAAGATATCAACGGCTCTGCAATTTGTTGttgtatatgtatttttgaTGAAATATGTCGTTTTGTTCCAAAAATACATCTTTATTTTCATGCAAAATTGAATTCTGTGCTTTTTTAGGTCAACTATGAACACTTTCAGTAGAAATATTACAAGAGCTGCAGCTCATAGAAGGTAAAAATTGTGAGTCATATTGAAAGGAGCAAAGAGCTTTTTTGTTTACTGGAAAATAGTTCTTTCTTATGATTTACATGTAGTTAGCAACACACAGAGAGTAATCaattgtatcaacaactttcgGCTGCTGTTGTTTGCCGTCCCTTGATAGTTGAGTAGAGACTGAGTTGTTTGGCCAGTTTGAAAAGATAAGCATCAGCTTACACCAAATGTTAATCGTATTTATTAAAAAGGTGTCGACTATTCtgtattatttgcaattgtttttgatgcttgagttgatttgactgtcaggatgcttcaaaattataattaataaacgTGATTTGGATCAAACATATCAAATctcaaaatatcaaaatatgaCTATGGCAACTATAGTTGTAAAGATATTGGACAGAATAGAGAGGCATAACGCTGTAACTTGAACGCAACAGCTGATTtcaactataacaataatagcaactagtgacttcattctgcacatatttttcttctgagtatttttatcaagttttactgattttaaccttgaaacatcctggccatTAGattatctcaaacatcaaaaacaattgcaaatgatgaaaaaatacccatactttctgataaaaaaaacaattttgtggaagttcattttcaaattatatttattttccaCAGATCAAGCATGAAATCTATACTCAAAGCTTTAGTACATTATCCTAGATATGTTTACAggaaaagttttaattttgtagGACAGAGCAGGCTGACAGGTTCGGAAACTCTAGCTAAGCCATATGAAGTTGGAAAGGGAGTCGTGTACAAAGCTCTTGACAATTGTCACAAAGCAAAGTTTCTCGATGAATATAAAAATCCATGCTGGATTAATCAAACGTGAGTCATAAAATTTTTTGTCATATTCGATATTACAATATTGCCAAAGTGAGAATTTTCTATTTGTAGATATCTGAATGTAATGGCCAAGTGGTTCGGTTTTACCAAAGCTCTAAAGTAGTCACTAGCAAGTCATTTATGCTGTTAATCTCTGCAGATCTTACTAGTTATATTCAACTAAAAAAAGGTGTGCCAGCAGCAACGTTTCTACAGTTTAAAGAGCAGTTACAGCACAATAACAAAAGGTGTAAATCATTTTTGCATAATATTCAAAAATGAATCACAACGGTTTAGCTTCTCAGTGGGAGAAAGGGCCGGTAAAGCTAATGATTACCAAAGATTCAATTAATTTAATCCCTAAAattttctagaaaatatttagtAACTTGAATCTAGGATTAAACATTTCAGAAAACTAGACAAAGATTTGTGAGCGTATAACTACAATTATTGAAACTCTTAAGAAGAGAAGTAAAAAGTTTCGAAATGTTTACACTACCCTTCAATGCATTCATTTTGCTGCAGGAGAACAACCTGCGCAGCGAGAGTTATGCTTCTTGGCTTTCATAAAGCTGGCACATCAGATATGATAGACTGGTTTAATAATCACCCTGCTGTCACTGGTGAAACGCGAGACTATTTCATAAATAACTCTCCCATGACAGACGATTGTCCCTTGAAGTGGATGGAAACACATCTCAGAAACCCACGGTACATATAAAACCTATTCTAGTTTGGTTTAAGGTTTCGAACACTgcatgttttctttgcaaaagattttatgcagaattttataaactatatattttatgaaaGTTTTATTAAAGAACCATTTCTTTTTACGCAAATATGTGTTTTagtgcaaataaaatataaaatactttAAAGTTAACATGTACCACCGTGCAATGGTGTATAAGTTTAATTTGTTACAGACATCTTCAAAAGAAGAAAGATATCTTTTGTGGCTGTCCAGGATGTGCAATAATCTTTAAACTCCAAAAAGAGAATAAAACCGACATATTATGGCGGAGCGCTGCACAGTACTTGTCTTACACTATGCTTGACACCTCTCGTTATATTATAACCATGCGAGAGCCTGCAGATCGGATGATATCTAATTTCTTCTATGAGCACAAGGAAAATAGGGTATGTGCTTTTATTGAACAATTATTGGTCATTGTAATATGTGTCAAAATACTGTATGTTTGATGTACTGTAAGATTAATGATGGCGAAACAACTATAAGACTATATAAATCGATATgcaaaatttctgaaacagcaACTAAATAGTAAAGAACGAGAACAGGATTCTTAAAAAATGGTACGTGCTTCTATTGTGCAAACTTTGACAATTGTAGCACATGTCAGATTATGTTTAGTTTAAAGGTAGGTAGAATAAATAATGGTATTTACTAATGGTAAGGAGAATCTATGAAACAGCAACGAAATGgtaaagtaaaaaaaaaactGTGTACTAATCAGAAATTACACATTGAGATTATGAGAGTCAGCTATCAATTTGTATTAGTAGTATACCGGCAATCTAGTGTGTCATGAGTCACCACCTTAGGTATTGATAAAGACGAGGTAATAAgtgtgtgcacaattattctgcaaaTCTAGAAGGCAGTTGTTTAGTTCAGGTGTTTAAGTACTGTACTACTGAGATGGATGCCGTGCATTCAATTCTTGTATGAAGCAATAATTCATCTCAACATCTAACAACGACTTCAACTGGGTGGGCACAACTCTTATTCTAATAAAGATTGCTTTGGGTTTTTCTACTTTTTAAAgcattaaaaatttaatacatTAAAAGAGAATCAACCATGGCGGTTTTAGAAAGTTCATTCAACCCCAATCAGCCAAGGTTCAAGGGTTTTAGTGCATACTTATGATCAGTAGGTTGATGGTTTCTGTCAAACTGGCAGTGACAGTGTTGGCCGTGTTAGGAAACGAATCTATCCACAGTCGCTCTTTGATATATATAATTCCAAGTCTGTAGACCCTTGCTATTTTGCACTCAAAAAACTAGCTTAATcagaaaataattatatatacataattatttattaGACACCCAGCTTTTAAACAATCTGGAAGTCATTTTTGAACTACTGGTAGAAAGCTGAAAGTTTATTATATGCAAAGTTCTAAACTTTCTGACAGGCTATTTATGTGCTGCATATGTTAGCTTTTCTTATTCACTACTTCCTAGCTTTCATCAAGCgttgttatttgttatttatgAGATTTTTTTATCCGACTACTTCGCATTAACAACAGCAATTGAATAAGTACaatacatattgtattttacTACTAGTCTGTAAAATGTTTATAAGCCACACAATAAGGTTAAATACTGGTCGGACTAGAAGGAACATGACGACAAAGTGGTCACATGGTCACTAGTTTAGTCAATAAGTTGTGAGTCAGGTGCAGGCAACTGCAATACTAAACGTACTGTATGACTCTACTGCTATTTTTACTAAAACAGAAACATTATTCAATAGGTTTTGTTTCTAAATGGAACCAACCTTGATGGTGTAAACTTTTTTTTGGGCTAACAATTTTTCTAGCACCAAGTAGGCAACTCCAAATTTTGCATCTCGCCAACGGATAGGTTGTCAAAAATAATACAGTTGCTGTTGAATGGTACCAAAAATGCATTTTAGGGCAAATGGTATATTTCGTTAACCATTACTATTTTTAAATACAGTGTTACACTTAATGTGATTTTTATAATCACAATATGTGGTCCCTCTACACAAACATGCAGAACATTGCTAAAAAGTATGCAAGTGCTACAATTATtacatgaccaaacacgagcgaagcgattgtttgggagctttatgatagatgcatatgtgcacacaactcacaaatgTTATTCATCGACACCattgcaaacccttgtaccaaaatttcatcaacaaatttaaccatttttcaatataATCGTTCAGGTATAAtagcaatacaaaacacatataaacctacttaaatatgttaccaagtctttgaaatttgtaaacaacttcctaaaccttacccatctgatcggataatacataactagacacattaatttggcctaaaatcgctattaaaaccTGGCAagcattttttaatcaaaattaagaccggtcAGCAATAAAGCCGTATGGCCAAGAGtataaccattaagtcgtgcgtatttcaaagaaaaacatgcacattttaccagtctatggcattgtcatATGGTTTCTAATAtctttccgtttttaatatattgcaaaaacatttaattataaaaataattgttgatTTCATAAACttgttataagatttaattataagagcaatcatttgattttatttatttgcaggtttttgtaaaaaacgtagaccgtttgaggcgtagaccgatttacaagTACAAAACTAtcgtacacagtttatcagcctatgtttttgttCAATTACTGAAGGTTTCATTATATTATTTAGAGTGTTAgtcaaaattctttacatcgtATGGacaagctagggctgaactacaatgcccctttatgatgagaacatttttttattttgctccagttaaTCTGGCAATCGCATAGTTCAGATTAACTCGAAGCAAGCTGGTCGCAATGCTTACTTGGCATCTTCTAATCTTGTATGTGGTTTTCCACCCACTGGATTTCTATCAGTCGGTTTGCCAGTTATGCTTAGAGCAAATCTTTGGGTTGAGAAAAGATTAGCCAATGGTTCATTTGGTACTGTCTTGTGTATCATATGCTGTGCAAATCAAGGCCCACCTGCATTACCTGCTTTTGTTGTCTGCATAATTCCAGATTATACCGGTCCAACATTTCTTCCCGAACACCCCAACAGTTTTCTAGTTATATCTATCAAGCGCACTTGAACTGCTGGCCATGCCGCTCTTAGCCGTACAAGCATTCTTCTCGAATTAGCATGGGGTCTGCCAATACACAAGAATCACGGTCTTACCATGGCTaaggctgtcattgatataggccaccacggaatgaccgctggaatatcgtttgttgctctctctcgagttcgaaacattaatgacttacttgttaacaacttcgctagggagcgcatcattcgattagctatcaatgaccaaatcctacaacgcaaaagagaggagactagattgcgcgacctttaacagaaaACTGCACTTATCTAACTtatctatatttgttgaaattgtcaGTTGCACcttttttggagttgtgttccctaaaatttaatttatatcaactcaaacaagtctcattgacactatactctgtcaattcttgTTGACAACTAATTTTTCAaaaaccagcagtaccctttttcctttccattatcactttggttgtgggctgtatgacaggtgAATTTCTAGTATGATTTAAACTTAGAACTACGGTTATACATATTGTAGGATAATTCTGATTTTGAATTAAAATCATCTTGCCTTTTGTTGTATATTCACTCACCACAACTTCACTCTCAAAAAGCAAGAAGAAAAATGCTCTCATATACATTCTTCTTCATATCTATTTAGCTTTTCCTTAGTTTTATCAATTAGCTGAGAAAGCTACATAATCCTGCAAGACCGTATGATAGGCTTTGCTTTCCAAAGCCTATCTGGCTTCCTTAGTCTAACTTCTTGTAACACAGTCAGGCGC
Proteins encoded in this window:
- the LOC137404501 gene encoding carbohydrate sulfotransferase 15-like → MSKQGCFLLLALLSISALLILFSLQNQTFSSVTRLSFLGQSRLTGSETLAKPYEVGKGVVYKALDNCHKAKFLDEYKNPCWINQTRTTCAARVMLLGFHKAGTSDMIDWFNNHPAVTGETRDYFINNSPMTDDCPLKWMETHLRNPRHLQKKKDIFCGCPGCAIIFKLQKENKTDILWRSAAQYLSYTMLDTSRYIITMREPADRMISNFFYEHKENRTSNPYYNYSLAEVGNLFFHRIISESVESLTRCLRKYGTTACLLRQAPIYHPRPYIAISMRVSCYSTLLKELLKFIPKEKIYFSKMEEYAKDEEESMKRIFRFVGIPVIKAKEVNSNDVSKITNPGYQVKPVLPETKELLKMFYEPFNVELAEMLGDDKWLWK